TAGAGCAGGCCCATCCACAGCGCCGGCAGCGCCACGATCATGTCGCGCGGGCCGGAATCGCAGCCGCGCATCTCGAGATAGCGCTTGAGCCGCACCTCGGGGAACGCCGTGGTGACGTGGTCGGCCCAGTCGGTGATGCGCGCGATGTCGCCGACGTCGTTGTGGTAGTCGCCGGCCATGAACTTGCGGAACGACCGGCCGCTGAGGTCGAGGTACTCGCCGCCGCGGTAGACGAAATACATCGGCACGTCGAGCAGGTAGTCGACGTAGCGCTCGAAGCTGAAGCCGTCCTCGAACACGAAGGGCAGGATGCCGCAGCGGTCGGGATCGGTGTCGGTCCAGATATGGCTGCGGCGGCTGGCGAAGCCGGTGTCCTTGCCCTCGACGAAGGGCGAGTTGGCGTAGAGCGCGGTGGCCACGGGCTGCAACGCCAGCGACACCCGGAATTTCTTGACCATGTCGGCTTCGCCGCCGAAATCGACGTTGGTCTGCACGGTGCAGGTGCGCAGCATCATGTCGAGGCCCATCGAGCCCTTCTTCGGCATGTAGCCGCGCATGATCTTGTAGCGGCCCTTCGGCATCCAGTCGAAATCCTCGCGCCGCCAGGTCGGCGTGAAGCCCATGCCGGTGAAGCCGATGCCGAGCGGGCCGGCGACGGCGCGCACGTCGTCGAGATGCGCGTCGGTCTCGACGGCGCATTCATGCGCCGTCGCGAGCGTCGCGCCGCTGAGCTCGAGCTGCCCGCCCGGCTCCAAGGTGATGTTGGCCTTGCCGCGCAGCAGGGCGATGACGTTGCCCTTCTCCTCGACGCGCTCCCAGCCGCGCGCGGCGATGCCGTCGAGCATCGCGCGCACCCCGGTCGGGCCGGCGTACGGGATCGGAAGCAGGGTCGCGCGCGAGAAGCCGAACTTCTCGTGCTCGGTCCCGGCCTTCCACTCGTCGCGCGGCTTGCTGCCGGCGGCGAGGTAGTCGACGAGCTGACGCCGATCCGTGATCGGAGCGCCGCCGCCGCTCGGCGGTGCCGACATGATGATTCCCCCCAAATCCAGCCGTCGCGGTCCCGCGCGCCAGCCGGTGCGTTCGTCGTGGTCGGGCCGTCCGGCCCGGTGTCGCGCCGTTGCTAGCAAGCCGCGACGCCGCGCTCAACCTTCCTCGCCGCGGCGGTCATTAGGTTTCCTCGCGCGATGGCGCAAGGTATCTCATCCGAGCCGAGGCGCTACGAGCCCGGATTGCCGCGCGACGCGGCGTAGTCGGGCCACAGCCGCGGTGTCGAACGGCGCCAGTCGCCGACGGTGGACTGCCACACCGCCAGCGCCGCCAGCGCGGCGGTGTCGGCGCGCAGGATGCGCGGCCCGAGGCCGACGGCGAGCACGCCGGGCACGTCCGCGATCCGGTCGAGCTCCTCGCGCGCGAAGCCGCCCTCGGGGCCGATAAGCGCCGCCCATGGCGCGGCGCGCGCCGACTCGTCGAGCGCCGCCAGCGCGTCGTGGATCGGCGGGCCGCCGCCGGTCTCGTCGCACACCAGCAGGCGACGCCCGGCCGGCCAGGCGTCGAGCAGACGCTCCAGCTTCACCGGCTCGCGCATCTCGGGCACCGACAGGCGCTCGGTCTGCTCGGCGGCCTCGGTCGCGGTGGCGCGCAGACGCGCCGTGTTGACGCGCTCCGCGATGGTGCGTCTCGTCAGCACGGGCTGGAGCGCCGAGACGCCCAGCTCGGTCGCCTTCTCGACGATGAAATCGGTGCGCGTCTTCTTGATGGGCGCGAAGCACAGCCACAGATCGGGCTCGGCCGCCGGTCCGCGGCGGCGCGCGCCGACGCGCAGCGAGGCGCCGCGGCGGCCGACCGTGTCGATAGTGGCGGCGAATTCGCCGTCGCGGGCGTTGAACGGATGCGCCGCCGCGCCGGCGCCCAGCCGCAGCACGTCGCGCAGGTAGTGCGCGCGGTCGCCGTCGAGCTCGACGACGGCGCCCTCCGCCAGCGGCGCGTCGATATGGAGGCGCGGGGTCATGCCCGACGCTGTAGCACCACGGCG
The genomic region above belongs to Rhodospirillales bacterium and contains:
- a CDS encoding glutamate--cysteine ligase — translated: MSAPPSGGGAPITDRRQLVDYLAAGSKPRDEWKAGTEHEKFGFSRATLLPIPYAGPTGVRAMLDGIAARGWERVEEKGNVIALLRGKANITLEPGGQLELSGATLATAHECAVETDAHLDDVRAVAGPLGIGFTGMGFTPTWRREDFDWMPKGRYKIMRGYMPKKGSMGLDMMLRTCTVQTNVDFGGEADMVKKFRVSLALQPVATALYANSPFVEGKDTGFASRRSHIWTDTDPDRCGILPFVFEDGFSFERYVDYLLDVPMYFVYRGGEYLDLSGRSFRKFMAGDYHNDVGDIARITDWADHVTTAFPEVRLKRYLEMRGCDSGPRDMIVALPALWMGLLYDQTALDAAWDLVKDWTIEEHAALRADNPRHGLRTMFRGRPLQELAKQVVAIADAGLKARARLDADGRDETIHLDPLRRIADSGVTLADEKRTRVARDFGGDPSRLYEAYAY
- a CDS encoding 16S rRNA (uracil(1498)-N(3))-methyltransferase; the protein is MTPRLHIDAPLAEGAVVELDGDRAHYLRDVLRLGAGAAAHPFNARDGEFAATIDTVGRRGASLRVGARRRGPAAEPDLWLCFAPIKKTRTDFIVEKATELGVSALQPVLTRRTIAERVNTARLRATATEAAEQTERLSVPEMREPVKLERLLDAWPAGRRLLVCDETGGGPPIHDALAALDESARAAPWAALIGPEGGFAREELDRIADVPGVLAVGLGPRILRADTAALAALAVWQSTVGDWRRSTPRLWPDYAASRGNPGS